A part of Aspergillus oryzae RIB40 DNA, chromosome 7 genomic DNA contains:
- a CDS encoding uncharacterized protein (predicted protein): MNHILHGWTDNTWQRSNCRANLGCIPLLFTWFSAVLGPVDIKTQILISESQRLPKSMATNNPDLDSALAQQSPTPEKSAQQAKPVFKEAERWNHPRSNILKTLATFWSFLVMGANDAAYGLENYYNLSYTIVSLVFLSPLGGYTLAALLNNKIHTTLGRRGVAWISPGCHLLAYIVNCVHPPYPVLVVSFIFAGFGNGLADSAWNAWIGNMANANELLGLLHGLYGVGAVLCPLIATSLITEAKVPWYYFYYIMIGCAAIELAFCLTVFWDSTAAALQEATPQGDDPAGGLRQALFTKRSARVTWICAFFLLGYVGIEVALGGWIVTFMMRVRHGEDFASGMVATGFWLGIACGRVVLGFITPRIGEKMAIIVYSLFAIACGLILWLVPNFYASAVAVSFQGFFLGPFFPAAVIVATKLLPRALHVSAIGFAAAFGGGGAAVLPFVVGAIAQARGVQVLQPFIISLSGGILLLWLGLPRMPKKGDKKGEGTSHV; encoded by the exons ATGAATCACATCCTACACGGTTGGACCGACAATACTTGGCAACGAAGTAACTGTAGGGCCAATTTAGGCTGTATTCCACTACTCTTTACTTGGTTTAGCGCTGTGCTGGGTCCTGTCGATATAAAGACCCAGATCCTAATTTCTGAATCTCAGAGGTTACCCAAAAGCATGGCGACTAACAATCCAGACTTAGACAGTGCTTTAGCACAGCAAAGCCCAACTCCTGAAAAGAGCGCACAGCAGGCTAAGCCTGTATTTAAAGAGGCGGAACGATGGAATCATCCCAGGTCCAATATACTCAAGACGCTGGCTACATTTTGGAGTTTTCTGGTGATGGGAGCGAATGATGCCGCGTATGGG CTCgaaaattattataatctCTCTTATACTATCGTCTCTCTAGTTTTCCTGTCACCGCTGGGCGGCTATACCCTGGCTGCGCTACTTAACAACAAGATCCATACAACGCTTGGTCGCCGCGGAGTGGCCTGGATTTCCCCGGGATGCCATTTATTGGCATATATTGTCAATTGCGTCCATCCCCCATATCCAGTTCTAGTAGTGTCCTTCATTTTCGCGGGTTTCGGAAATGGATTGGCGGACTCAGCCTGGAACGCTTGGATTGGCAATATGGCCAATGCCAACGAACTCCTGGGACTCCTACACGGACTATATGGTGTTGGGGCAGTTCTGTGCCCACTGATAGCGACTTCGTTAATTACGGAGGCAAAAGTGCCCTGGTACTATTTCTACTATATTATG ATTGGTTGTGCCGCTATCGAGCTTGCGTTTTGTCTAACTGTCTTTTGGGATTccacagcagcagccttACAGGAGGCTACTCCCCAAGGGGACGACCCTGCTGGAGGCCTGCGTCAAGCTCTCTTCACGAAGCGATCTGCTAGGGTCACTTGGATTTGCgcattcttcctcctcgggtATGTCGGCATTGAAGTCGCTTTGGGCGGATGGATCGTGACGTTCATGATGCGAGTGCGACACGGAGAAGACTTCGCCAGCGGCATGGTAGCCACGGGCTTCTGGCTAGGCATTGCCTGTGGTCGAGTAGTACTCGGTTTCATCACTCCACGAATCGGGGAAAAGATGGCCATTATC GTATACTCCCTCTTCGCAATAGCCTGTGGACTCATCCTCTGGCTCGTGCCTAACTTCTACGCATCCGCCGTCGCGGTCTCATTCCAGGGATTCTTCCTCGGTCCTTTCTTCCCAGCTGCAGTTATTGTCGCTACCAAGTTGCTTCCACGAGCATTACACGTCAGTGCCATTGGGTTTGCGGCGGCatttggaggtggtggagctgCTGTGCTGCCTTTCGTTGTGGGCGCTATTGCACAGGCTCGAGGTGTGCAGGTCTTGCAGCCATTTATCATTAGTCTCTCCGGTGGGATTTTGTTGTTATGGTTGGGGCTTCCACGGATGCCAAAGAAAGGCGACaaaaagggggaggggaCTTCGCATGTATAG
- a CDS encoding uncharacterized protein (amino acid transporters) — protein sequence MTDTADIKNQLPYEVEKLSDESLAPDDAVLQAQGHRPELARSFSWVGAIGLSFSIANSWLGYGATFGTPLAYGGGPTVLFGVMIAAVAQWIVLLGLAELCSALPSSGGQYHFTYILAPPKYKKFAAYTVGITNVIAWWVSAASGIIYTGISAFGIAVFWYPDFQHERWQIYLCYVLVVTLTCKAPRRYDYLTKTTFTLSITGLIIVLIAVLASGRGRYHPEILTTFQGTSGWDTAPAWLLSITMGQYCYAAIGAVTHIAEEMPQPGRRIPLVMYDRPQINVDIPLTVGSNLGVLVGVMTAVPWVTVMLCGIHDIDAVHKAFIPSMEVYYQATGSKVGATALQAFMTFLYWSKSVPFACGPSQWITSSRIAWAFSRDVCFQAQPRIKNGLPFSHYWNFIDPKFNIPVRTTFLSVSFCLLYGLVYIASSTAFNCIVNMSILFLNISFTVPQAILATVGRDKLPVRAFNLGRWGYAVNIFSTVWLTFSGILFCFPTKLPATAGSMNYGSAVLVGVYILIMLLWLERKNKFTGPKINWDALNMSNKLA from the exons ATGACTGACACCGCAGATATCAAGAATCAGCTTCCGTACGAGGTAGAAAAACTATCCGACGAGAGCCTTGCTCCAGACGATGCCGTCCTCCAGGCCCAGGGTCATCGGCCCGAGCTTGCACGGTCATTTTCCTGGGTGGGAGCCATTGGATTGTCGTTCAG TATTGCCAACTCATGGTTAGGTTACGGAGCAACGTTCGGAACGCCCCTGGCATATGGAGGTGGCCCGACCGTCCTCTTCGGAGTGATGATTGCGGCGGTAGCGCAATGGATCGTGCTGCTAGGACTGGCAGAGCTGTGCTCTGCATTACCCTCTTCAGGG GGTCAATATCACTTCACATATATCCTCGCTCCACCGAAGTACAAGAAGTTTGCCGCATACACAGTTGGTATTACCAATGTAATAGCATGGTGGGTTAGTGCGGCATCGGGCATCATCTATACAGGCATCTCGGCGTTTGGGATAGCAGTGTTCTGGTATCCAGACTTTCAGCATGAGAGGTGGCAGATATACTTGTGTTATGTGTTGGTGGTCACTTTGACCTGTAAGGCCCCAAG ACGTTATGATTACCTGACGAAAACCACGTTTACCCTGTCCATAACCGGCTTAATCATAGTCTTGATAGCTGTGCTCGCCTCAGGCCGGGGACGCTACCATCCTGAAATCCTCACGACGTTCCAGGGGACCAGTGGCTGGGACACGGCCCCAGCATGGTTGCTGAGCATCACGATGGGACAATACTGCTATGCGGCTATCGGAGCTGTCACACATATCGCGGAGGAAATGCCACAACCGGGCCGGAGGATCCCTCTTGTGATGTATGATCGACCACAGATAAATGTTGACATTCCGCTAACTGTTGGCAGTAATCTCGGAGTCCTAGTAGGTGTTATGACAGCTGTACCGTGGGTCACAGTGATGCTCTGCGGCATCCATGACATTGATGCAGTTCACAAGGCTTTCATCCCTAGCATGGAGGTCTACTACCAAGCGACAGGAAGCAAGGTGGGCGCCACAGCGCTGCAAGCCTTCATGACATTTCTGTATTGGAGTAAGTCGGTGCCCTTTG CCTGCGGTCCAAGCCAATGGATAACCTCGAGTCGGATCGCGTGGGCGTTCTCTAGAGATGTATGTTTCCAGGCGCAGCCAAGAATTAAG AACggccttcctttctcccactATTGGAATTTCATCGACCCGAAGTTCAACATCCCCGTGCGCACCACATTCCTGTCGGTTTCGTTCTGTCTCCTTTACGGCCTGGTCTATATCGCCAGTTCGACCGCATTCAACTGCATCGTGAACATGTCGATCCTCTTCTTGAACATCAGCTTCACCGTCCCACAGGCCATCCTGGCGACAGTTGGACGGGACAAGCTTCCGGTACGCGCTTTTAACCTGGGTCGATGGGGATACGCAGTGAATATTTTCTCCACCGTATGGTTGACTTTCAGTGGGATACTGTTCTGTTTCCCGACCAAACTACCGGCAACAGCAGGGTCGATGAATTA TGGGTCGGCTGTCCTAGTGGGAGTGTATATCCTTATAATGCTACTGTGGTTAGAGCGGAAGAATAAGTTCACCGGGCCAAAGATCAACTGGGATGCATTGAACATGAGCAACAAATTGGCATGA